A single genomic interval of Drosophila virilis strain 15010-1051.87 chromosome 2, Dvir_AGI_RSII-ME, whole genome shotgun sequence harbors:
- the LOC6635162 gene encoding very long chain fatty acid elongase F, whose amino-acid sequence MAPNVVAYLFYMLRDLYELHKDPRVAHLPLTGNLWSVAFVIVVYLAFVLYFGPKWMEKRRPFELKLVMQLYNVIQVVANSIIFVYGITYTLFQPEFSFICQPVEHLNRTPQMMHLLYASYGYYILKYLDLLDTVFIVLRKKNSQVSFLHVYHHAGMVFGVSIFMTFLAGSHCTMLGLINLLVHSVMYAYYFATSLGALKQMLWWKRHITQLQLVQFGYLSLHFLLVIVRNPCQFPVFIAFIGFIQNVFMFALFFDFYYKTYVRKARKQRLQETPTDGVTGANIKAKLS is encoded by the exons ATGGCGCCTAACGTTGTAGCTTATCTATTTTATATGCTGCGAGATCTGTACGAACTGCACAAAGATCCACGCGTAGCACATTTACCGCTCACTGGCAATTTGTGGAGTGTGGCTTTCGTTATCGTCGTTTATTTGGCATTTGTACTATATTTTGGGCCCAAATGGATGGAAAAGCGGCGACCCTTTGAGCTGAAACTTGTGATGCAGCTATACAACGTTATTCAGGTTGTGGCAAATTCAATCATATTTGTCTACGGGATTACCTACACCTTATTCCAACCTGAGTTCAGCTTTATCTGCCAGCCTGTCGAACATCTCAATAGAACGCCGCAAATGATGCACTTGCTGTATGCCTCTTATGGCTACTATATTCTCAAATATCTAGATCTCCTAGATACT GTCTTCATAGTATTGCGCAAGAAGAACTCCCAGGTGAGCTTTCTACATGTATATCACCACGCTGGCATGGTCTTCGGTGTTTCGATCTTTATGACCTTCTTAGCGGGCTCTCATTGCACTATGCTTGGCTTGATCAACCTCCTGGTGCACTCTGTAATGTACGCCTACTACTTTGCCACCTCACTGGGGGCATTGAAACAGATGCTATGGTGGAAGCGGCATAtcacgcagctgcagctggttcAGTTCGGCTACTTATCACTGCACTTTTTACTTGTGATCGTTCGCAATCCTTGTCAATTTCCTGTCTTCATCGCGTTTATCGGCTTTATTCAGAACGTCTTCATGTTTGCACTATTCTTCGACTTCTATTACAAAACCTACGTACGCAAAGCTCGCAAGCAACGGCTACAAGAAACGCCAACGGACGGAGTAACTGGGGCAAATATAAAAGCGAAACTAAGTTGA